The following coding sequences lie in one Lolium perenne isolate Kyuss_39 chromosome 2, Kyuss_2.0, whole genome shotgun sequence genomic window:
- the LOC127335825 gene encoding nudix hydrolase 8 has protein sequence MESCSLVDSAAATLCSSTAGGRRRGSAGSCATRFLNCSSSSKEHGVSASYSIGKMLSGVRSAARRKLFRNEHEWLGGSLSEFTSGDAGSSHWWTTLENNFVLEASEDQYGGVLVDADRLPTDQAAFARSLAASLSYWKSVGKKGVWLKLPVDRSEFVPIAVKEGFKYHHAEEAYLMLTYWIPEEPSLLPANASHQVGVGGFVINDQMEVLVVQEKYHSLGLDGVWKIPTGFIQASEEIYTGAIREVKEETGVDTEFVDVVAFRHAHNVAFQKSDLFFMCMLRPVSNAIKIDETEIQAAKWMPLEELVKQPFIQEDHMFQKIMDICIQRLRKCYCGLTAHNLVSKFDGRASTLYYNVDEPEDVNCDAA, from the exons ATGGAGAGCTGCAGCCTGGTCGACTCGGCCGCCGCCACTCTGTGCTCGTCGACGGCGGGCGGGCGCCGCCGTGGCAGCGCTGGAAGCTGCGCCACCAGGTTCTTGAACTGCTCCAGCTCCTCCAAAG AACATGGAGTGAGCGCGTCTTACTCCATCGGCAAGATGCTGAGCGGGGTGAGGTCGGCGGCGCGGAGGAAGCTGTTCAGGAACGAGCACGAGTGGCTGGGCGGGAGCTTGTCGGAGTTCACCAGCGGCGACGCCGGCAGCAGCCACTGGTGGACCACGCTGGAGAACAACTTCGTGCTGGAGGCCTCGGAGGATCAGTACGGCGGGGTCCTCGTCGACGCCGACCGGCTGCCCACCGACCAGGCCGCCTTCGCTCGGTCACTCGCAGCGTCCCTCTCCTACTGGAAGTCCGTG GGAAAGAAAGGGGTTTGGCTCAAGTTGCCAGTGGATCGGTCTGAATTTGTTCCGATTGCAGTGAAG GAAGGATTCAAGTACCACCACGCAGAGGAGGCGTACCTGATGCTGACATACTGGATCCCCGAGGAGCCATCTCTGCTCCCGGCAAACGCTTCTCATCAGGTCGGGGTTGGGGGATTCGTGATCAACGATCAAATGGAG GTCCTAGTGGTGCAAGAGAAGTACCACAGCCTAGGTCTGGATGGTGTGTGGAAAATCCCCACGGGGTTCATTCAGGCG TCTGAAGAGATTTATACGGGAGCTATCAGGGAGGTCAAGGAGGAAACTGGG GTTGACACTGAATTTGTGGACGTGGTTGCTTTCAG GCATGCACACAACGTGGCATTTCAGAAGTCCGACCTGTTCTTCATGTGCATGCTTCGACCCGTATCCAACGCGATCAAGATCGACGAGACAGAGATTCAGGCAGCAAAG TGGATGCCGCTGGAGGAGCTGGTGAAGCAGCCGTTCATCCAAGAGGACCACATGTTCCAGAAgatcatggacatctgcatccaGCGGCTGAGGAAGTGCTACTGCGGACTGACGGCGCACAACCTCGTCTCCAAGTTCGACGGCAGGGCGTCTACCCTATACTACAACGTCGACGAACCCGAGGATGTTAATTGTGACGCCGCTTGA